AATAAACCTTCCGATCGATCGGTTTAAACCATACGATTACGCTAAACTTCCTGAATTGCAGATtaggaccacacgatctcactatTATTTCCCGATTCAacgatcggaaccacacgatttcACTACACTCTCCAatcgctcaatcgagaccatCCGATCTTTCTAATTATCCCAcccgctcaatcgagaccactcgatctaattatattgaagaaatattcaatcggtaccacgtgattcactcacgttgaataaataattaatcgataCCACCCGATTAATCACACTAAAGCTATCGGCCAATCGGAACCACACAATTAATTTATACTAATGCAGCAATTAATTTATGCCacacgattaaattatgctaaaGCAATAATTAATCTACACCATACGATTAAATTATACTAAAGCCACGTTCGATCGAGACCGTACGAACTACTTATCATAAAACAACAATTAATCTAGGCCACATGATTAAATTATGCTAATTGATTGAGCCCTATCTTTCTTTTCATATATGGGCTGCTTAGCAATTTATCGGGAACGTACGATCACATCATCATAAAGTAGCATTTAATCTAAATCACATGATTAATGTGTCATAATCAACAATTAATCATAGCCACTCGATTTAACCAAGATAAAGCAACAAATGATCATAGCCATACGATCAATCATCATAACACAACATCCAATCTAGGCCACATGATTTCAATCATGGAGAACTATTCACCTCAAGACCacataattctctctctctcttcaccaatTTCGGCCAACAAGCTTGAAGAACACAATCAAggaatttttcacccaaaactacTCAATTCTAAATCCTTTAgcatcctaactacctaatcaaggtttagaaaaTAACTTACCttaaaaatctagcaaattctacggttgaaaagttgagaaaattttgatccaaGCGGCGGCTCCGGCGGTGCTCTCTCGGCCGGTGCTCGGTCCCACGACGTCCGGCGGCTTTGGGTGGCTCACGATGGCGGCCGGGTGTCCGGGGATGGCTGGCGGTTCAAGGCTTGGCCGGTGGTGGTCCGGTGATAGctcggcggtggtggcggtggtagAGAGGGAGTTCAGCCCAAGGCGAGAGAGGGAGTGAGTTGAGAGAAAGTTGAGGGCaattatgaagatgaagatgaaaataatcAAGATAATAGGTTATGATATTTTCGGGTAGATATTTAGGGTTGAATAATTGGTCTTGAAATGAATAGAGAGAAATTTGTGGGATCCACCAATAGTTTATCTCATTTGCTCTTGAAATACAAGAatggcaatttggtaatttgctTCACAATTGACTTGGTCAATTTTCGGCCATGGGgggtaaatgaccaaaataccccttGACCAAAAAGGCTAGATGGGTATTTTCCAATGGTAAATGGGTCTCTTCCCATTTCCGGtcctaatttcattttcctgaacactttggggcgaaccgcaaaGTAACCGTACTCCGAATGAGGCAATgtccaaaattaaatttttggaatccATGAAGGTCCAACGTCTAATTTCAAagtccgattcgcgatcaatctcaattaattgaaatttcagcgtatcttaaactaacgggcggcttttaggagttatgcgtatcgacccgtgattaatatcacactTAAGAATTACTCAAGTCCTGGCAACTTTGGTTGTCACGTAATTGCGAGGGCCAATTACTAGTCTCGatagacacgatcgttagaaaatgatttagggacgtttggagcCCGTACAAAGTCAAACGGAATCACTAGTGACTCAAGCGTAGGGTATCACCCAAATCGTTGCTTAATCATTATAAGATCGGCTTATAATAGTTCAAAATATTCCCTTggcaattttcatggccaaagagtcaatccaggatcaagttcttaagtccacgtacttgattttttctAGCTAGTCATTCCCATCTGGTTAGTCttctcgagagggatcaattttgAGTGAGATTTAGCTTAAATACaccaatgagacatttcattcattcaaagcttcgaaaacAGGTCGGAATACAAGATGTCGCAAATGTCCTCTCTAAAACTTCtttcaagagctctctaaattttttatcaccaaaactctctctctccaattctcaagagctctccctcttttatagcaaatttctccatcatctcttcatcatcttcccttctctatctcctcttcatcatcttcccttctccatatttatcttctcttcaccatcttctcttctccatcttcccttctcttaGTATTTGCAAAATAGACCTTCAAAATTTAAGTATTTGTATTTCGGTCCCTGaaattctaagtatttgcaatctaGTCCCCgaggaaatatttctttcaagtcgaaatcttcttggtgcatttttcaccccatgtctagtCCAAATGCttgttaaattaagctcaaatgttctgcCTATCCAATTATATACTAATGCAATGTataccaaaaataaatatgcgagatgatttttgtttagaactaaaattagttctaatttttatgcaaagattagtcaaaatttaggtgtcaacagttaaTTAATTGCATAACTATTTGCATACCATCTTTGCATGTCATTAGAGTTAGGACATTTAGAATAAATGCCTTGCATGCCATATTAGAATAGTTGTTATCTTTAATGCATTCAATGTGATCGCATTTTAGAGCATAGTTGCATCCATGTAGTGCatgcatcttcatcttcatttaaataagtgaaaaccTAAAAAGAATGCATTAGTCTAAGTCTCGCGCTTGGGATAAAAGTGCTAAGAATTAGGATGCAACATCTAGGTACATTCACTTTCTCCCTATCCttgtaatttatttaatgcTTCGATTATTGGGTGTTAGATTAATGTTTCAACACCCGCATGATCATCTCACATGTTAGAACTTTAGCCTAAAATCAATTCAAGCTGTCTGCatagatattttcataaaataaaaagacactGAAATGGCGTTAGATAATCTAGTGCACCAAGTCCCTAAACTCACAATCTATGATTCGTAGGAATAGAGTATTTATCCGATACcttatttaggtgtctaattgACCTACCATAAACTGATTAGTGGAGACTCCGAGTTAAATCATTTGCATGTTACATATCAaaccctaagttgcgatttagtATGAGCTTGGGAAGGCTCGAGCTAGGttaattaacttagtaatccaATAACCTAGGAGATTCCGGCGGAATTTTTTAGGTCCAACATTCTCTTGTGTCGTTCTTCTTCCTTGAAGGTCAACGAGGCCTCGGCGATgatcggcgaccctcgccaatcGCAGGTGAGCTCAACTCGTGGCCTACGAGGGTTGTAATGCCCTTGCCTCACCTGATTGGTTTGAGGTGTGCCCGTGGCTAGCGGGGCCCATGGGTGGCGGATGAAGGCTTTGCGATCGGCAAGGGCGTCACGGCTATCATCTATGACCCTTGACCCCAAGGTCTCTTGGCCCTTTGAGGaagaacataaaagaaaaagaaaataaataagaaattataaaataataagaaaacttgaaaacaaattataaaaattgtccatatcaaTGCTGGTTATGTCACATCGAATAGCTGATgtccacgtcatcaattttcgaacaaaattggtcggaatgaCTAtgttggcaaatcatcaaaagatttaggattaaattagctgcattgaaaagtttaaaactgaattcgcctctatataataaatttattattttttggtaattttctacaTAATAAAGGTTCTATATGTGCTATAGAAGCCCTAGCTGGTTTGGTTGTTTGTTGATTGAGTATTGAACATTTTACGTAGCCAATTAACTCTTaagcctttttgaaaattgtgcattGAATCCTAATCTCCTCCTGGGGACATTTACTCACTGCAAAATCaagtcctttttgttttcacaaACTTAAGCATTATTTGGACAATATTCGAGGAATACAACACAAAAGTTTCGTTGGAAATTCAGTGAGAAACTTGATCGCGAGATTTTagggaaaaatagaattaaactTTATATCATTCCTTTACGtgactaaaaaaaatatcaaaatcatccttaccaaaaaaaaaatatcaaaatcatatACTTTGGCTTTTTCCTATCTCTTTAGGTAATTTTCTAGGCTTTATTTCTTAAGTAGTTTCCATAATCAAGTTCATTACTCAATGATCGTAAAAATTCAAGAGTATAATTCGTCCACTTTCTGAAGATCACTGCAATGACATCAGTTGACTAAAAATAGTACGTTCAGGCTTAATTTAACAATCTGCCAAAACATTTCTGTTCATTACACTTATTCTAACGCAATTGTGTGATTAACTAAAACAAGAATAGTAACTCTCCGAAGCAAGTTCTATCCAGCTATAAATGACATAAGTCTTAGCCCAGTGTCATGCACTTGTTATGTCAAGTCAATTTCTGCAATATTACACTATAtggttttcaaaaggagaaCAAAATAGAGAATGTATCTATTTTAGGAGTCAGGCagagctttcttcttcttcttcttcttctttctttatatacccctctctctctcccattgtAATATTTCTCAATGTTGGTGTGGAAATACATCTGGTTTGTAAGAAATTATGAAGAGCTCATCCTATTATCCTCAAACTAACCGACTTGACGcgagatgaattttttatttcttagttTTCTCATTTATTGAGTGCCCACATTTGTCCATGATTCAATATAATTTGACAGAAATGTCTCAAAAGATGGGAGaacttgataattttctcttttggtaAACAAAATTGTTCGATTTTAGCCCgctaaagaagagagaaagaaaaggaaacaatgcTCTCATGCTGCGTAGTATACTTAGAAGACGCCATTAGCATGCAAATCTAAAACGATAGCTAATGTGCAAAATGTAGCTAGACTACAATTACACTTTCACGAATGTGCGAAATCAATGATCGATGAAAGACGCCGAGCTTTGCTCACGAAATTAAGAATACTATCCTCATACGATACAACAACCTTTGAAGTAGGGAGTGTAATCCTTACTGCCATATATGTGGGATCTAATCCTAACTAAAGGGTTGTGTTGACATATTGCATTCACCACCCATGAGCAAGAGATTCTCAAGAAACATGCACTATGGGCAAAGTCGTACCAAAATGTTTAAACAAACAAGCTTAATCTAATAAGAGTATAGTCCTCTCATAATAGCATGACCAGAATTAAGAGATGTTAAGTGCATCTTTTGAGCAACCATCATATTGGCATGGATCAGGTGTCCTTCGTATCGTGTAATGTGTCATAATGCTGAAAAATATTaacgacaaaacaaaaaattgaacttccaaaaaattcccaagaatattttcttctctctattGATAAGAATCAACTCGACAAGTGCAACATCATTTCAATGATTGGTTATTTACCGTGGTTCATTTCAAGAAGAGGCGGATCACAAGCGAGAGAGAACCGAAAATCTGCAGAGTATAATAGGAATATATTCTCAAGCATAATCGGGCATCACTTTTTGCAGGATTGTGATAGGCTCGGAATTAAATCACACAGTTCACGAGTAAACCGACAAAAGAGAATTCGTGCATCTGTCGTACAGAGAGGGTTCTTGCAAGGCTGTGAGCAGCTCTAGATCAGGCTCAGATATAAGTGGGGAGACATAAAAATCTACCATCCCCTTGCTTACTTCTTCCAAAGTTGGAGGATCCCACTGCACACATTATTTGACAAACCCACAATAAATTTCTGTCATGTAGGTTGAGAAAATGTACAAGATTTGTAAAATTTGGGCGGTGACTTTTACCTTAGGAGCAAAGTCCTTAACAAATAACGATGTCCGAACACCCTATCAATGGCAAAGAAAACTATCAAATCAGAAcataaggaaagagaaaaacacaAGTTTCAAtgatacaattacaatggatgtcCAAGATTGTCATACTTCACAAAAGTCTTTGGAAACTTCTTTGGGGAGATTCCACGAAGGGATATTCGGTATTCCCGAGTTTAGTATTGATCAAGAATCTGAAATCCATCTTCACGAATCCGatagtaataataattataACCAAGTCAATATCTGAGAGAAGGAACCAATGTCCAACAAAGGAAATCAGAAGAATGGTAACTCACAGATCTTACGGTGAATGGAGAAGCTTCCCTTAGTTTCTCCGTCGTCGTTTGCAGAGGATCCATCATGAGAACCAGCTGTTTCAATTCCAACAACTATGTCAACTTGAACTGACTGGAATTCGAAGGgacttgattaaaaaatttcatgaaatccGTATTGCCACCCATTTATTTAACTAAACTATAAAAAATTAGACTTTGTTAATGTGAAAAATGGGGTTATACATCTTTACAAGTGAAGGGGACGAACTAAAAGAAGTACGACTGAAATGGTAAAGCGTACCAAGTGCCAACGAATCATCCTTCGCCGCCTTAAAGACAGGCGCGGGTTGGAATTTGCACAGTGACAGCAAAATCCAAAATCCTCACGGGACTCACCTAACTTTGGGCATGCATGAACGTAGAGATCACATGAGTTTGGTATATCAGGCAACCTCTGCAGTGACTCACAGTGAAGGAGGTTTAAAATCCGCAACTTATATAGCATTGATAGATCAGGTAACCTTCCTATAGAGCTCCAATTCTCAATAGATAATTCTTCCAAAAAGTTTGGTAAATCAGGCAAACCTTGCAGTGAATTACAATCGTTTACGTGCAAACTTCGCAACTTATGGAGTTTTGATAGATCAGGCAACCTTTCTATAGAGCTGCACATCGCAATACTTAATTCCTCCAACGATTCCATTTCTTCCAAATTTCGAATCTCGATTAGCTGTGAGCACGACGTGATACGCAGATTCTTGAGCTTCCCTAAGCTTGATAGACCCGATAGCCTCACCAGCGATTTACAGTGACTCACTTCTAAACGATGGAGATTCTCTAGCTGTTTAAACTCCATCTCTCTCAATCCCCATCTAGAGAGTGTTAACTCAGGCAAATATCTCAATTCGGGGAGGAGGGGTAGTTCCATCGGTGACTTGACACCATTTAATTCCAAAGAACGAAGACCTAGAGGAAGCCTTGGGAGAGATCGAGGATCATCGCAAAATATGTCAAGGTCCCTAAGCAGAGGAGGCCATGTAATATCTACATTACTACGATCATGGTATGTCAACCTTTGAAGATTCTCCAAAGTACATATGGCCTTCGGTAGCCTTCTTAGCTTACTCCCATACGTAGTTAAGTTCTTCAGCCTTCTGAGATATCCAATAGAAGCAGGCAGATCTGTAATCTTTGTACAGTACAAGCATAAGTAAAGCAATGATTCTAGTCCTCCGATGGAGCTTGGTAGCTCCCTTATATGAGTGTATGCCAGGTTCATTTCCTTCAATCTTTTGAGATCTCCAATAGAATTAGGTAACTCTCTCATCTTGCTGCAAGCCATATTTAAGCGCTTCAGTCTTTTAAGATATCCAATGGAAGCAGGCAATGCTATAATCGCTGAAAACTGCAAGTCCAAGTCAAGTAATGATTCTAGTTCTCCAATGGACCGAGGTAGCTCCCTTATCCGAGTGCATCCCATATACAGTTTCTCTAATCTTTTGAGATCTCCAACAGAATCGGGTAAATTTCTGATTCTTGTATTGAACAAATTCAATACAAGCAACGATGTCAATTTTCCAATGGAGTCTGGAAGCTTTCTAAGCCGATAACAATCCACTAAAGACAAGCATGTTAAGCCCACTATGTCTCCAATAGATGGATGAAGCTCTCGTATACGCTGCCCCTCTAACTTTAGACTTGACAGGTGCTTTAGGCAGCATATTTCAGAAGGCATTACGCGCAGGTCAAAAGAGGGGCATCCAGACAAATTTGACGGATGAACTCCGCCTGCAATTATTTCCAAGCGCTTTAGGTGCTCTAGCTTACCAATGGAGCTACCGATTTGTGGTGACTCTGGACAATGTTCAGCAAAAACCAGTATCCTCAAATTCAAGCACGTTGAGAAGTCAGGAGCAGTCGATAGATGGCATCTCATGAGATGTATAGTTTTCAAGTCATGACTCTCCTGGGAAACAAATTAGAGTTAGAAAAGTAAGGCAGGGGAAATGTCGACTAACTTATGTATGCGATACGCAACCATACCAAGCATGGGCCCCATCCATTCCAGTTCTCTGGGATTTCGCTGTTCGAAAGCTTGAGCACGACTAAATTCTGTAAACGCAGATTGACCGCCTGCAAGTATAAAGGGCAGCGACACCAAGAGAGCCATTTTAAACTCGAGAGAAGATTCTTAAAATCTCCTATCAAGTTCCCCCCCTCTAATTCCAACAACCTTAAGTTAGGTAACCACGAAAACTCTTCACTTGTAAAGTCGTGCTCTTTTGGAAGTCCGATTAGTTTGAGTGCTGTGATGTTCTCTGTTCCCTGACAACATGAAAAGGGGTGAGTGAACTTTCTACGGTGAAGAAAAAGAGTGCATTCCGTGAGTAAAGATTGCATAGACTTGTTCCATTGGTATCTTTCAGATTGTAAATGTAAGCTATTAATATCTTTTAGTagatattgttaaaatatgcgGTCCATCCTCAAGAAGCATGTAGAGCTCTCCTTCTATGCAAAGGCAACCAAATATCTTGGATATAAGTCCTCGTATGCTAGTGTctagaaaaaatttaaacttagtttgtttcacaaaatatgagtGATTTGAAGATACTTTGTTAAAAATAATCCcttgtatcacttacaaaaataaaaacaaaataatcccttgtatcacttataaaaataaataaactagaGATATGCATGttggccatgaaaatattttaacacaagttgttgataatgaaaaaaaatcattgactgcttatttgaaacgattacTTTTAGAATAAAATGTACCTTTCTATTCTGCAGTACGTCCAACGCATCCTTGGGAGACCATAGTCTACTACGCTTCTCAAGAACCTTATTTTCTTGTCGAACAATTTCTCTGCCAAGGTCTCTAAGTAGATCATGCATCAACAATCTGTCACCATTAACCTTTATCAAAGACATTCGGGAAAGGACATAGATCTCGACTTTTGGGTAAAAGTCCATCGCTTTCCACATATAGTGTGGATGGATTTTTTCCTTACCGATAAAGTAACACGcaacatcaagaaaaatttctttttgtgcaTCCCCCAGCATTTCAAAACTGATCTTTAATTTGTGATGGACATCTTGATTGGGAATTAAATTTAGTTTCTTCAACGTGGCTTTCCAAAGTGATATGCTTTTGCCACAAAGAGAGGAACCGATGACTTCAACAGCCAAAGGAAGTCCACCGGTTTTGCGAATTATATCGCGAGAAGTATGATAATAATCATGTGGAGGAGAATCCATTCTAAAAGCATGGCTACTGAAAAGCCGAAGAGCATGGCGATGGGACAATTCTCTCATTCCATAGATTTTAAACTCTTCAAAACATGTTTGGACACCATTTTCTCGGTTCTCCTCTTCGATAGGCAGAAAGTTGGTGTTCCTCGTCGTAATAATAATTCTGCTCCCTTGACCAAACCAATCACGCTTTTCTGCAAGTTTTGAGAGCTGGTCCCACTCATCTAGGTCATCAAGGACAATAAGGACTTTCTTGTAGCGGAATCTTCTTTTAATCTGATTAATCCCTGCATCAGAGTCAGAAATTTCTACTGATTTGGAATTGAGAATTTCTGACAATAATTGTTTTTGCAATTGAACGACTTTGCCGCCCTTTGAAGCTTCTCGAACATCGGAAAGGAAGCTACATCCATCAAACCGACAATAAATGTGGTTAAAGACAACTTTAGCAAGAGTCGTTTTACCAATGCCCCCCATTCCGTGGATTACTAGATAATGAACATCAGGAGAACCTTCATCTAACAAGCGCATGACCTCTTCAACAcaatcctgaattccgaccaaATGATTGGGTAGATTTTTGTCTCTGTTGTTCAGCTTGTTCAAAACCTCAGCAACAATTTGTCTAATGAGTTCACCATGGTACCTATCAAGCACAAAATTAGCCCAGcaatattagaaattaaaaaaaccagCAACGGGAGAGGGGAAGGCGGGGGGACCAGCCCTCTCCTAGAACATATAGTATATCTACTCTGCGGATATATaggaaaagttcaaaaataaaCACTTTCAAGGTCtaactcttttttttcaaaaaaaaaaaaattcaaccaaaaTCCATGTGAATTGACTTAAACTGAATTGCAATTGTTTGCTGCATTAACTGGTCAGAGATGTAAATTGTCATGATAAAAACGAAATTTTAAACTTAATAAAAGATGCTCCCTCATCCATAAATTGTAATATTCGAAACATTTggattttgttcttttaaacaagcaaaaaaaaaaaaaagtgcttacTCTTTTTTAATTGCTCATACGTAATGTGTGCTCTGTTTCTAATTTTGCATGGATTAAAACAGTTATAGCTAAAACAATTGTTTTCTATGTCAAACCTACATAAAAGTGATTTAGAAGTTAAGAAAAAGTATGTTTACTTCATCCAAAAGATGCAAATCAAATAATCGATTGAAATGAATCTAGTTTTgaaatgaattgattgattatttAATTGAGTGGACGTGTTGTGGGATACTTATTAACTATGTTTGGATTGAGTGACAACTTGTTAAGAAAAGAGAACAGTTGTtagttttaacttttgatgcaagaACAAGAGTATTTCGTGTTCTTAATAtctatataatttaaaaaagaaaaaagaaaagctcaaaACCCTACCCTCTATCTTTGATATTCCATCCTTTCATCCGAGCGACCTTCCCCAGAGCCTCCTTCCATCGCTGCACTGTATCGCTGCCGAACTTCTCCTCGTGCTTCTGCAGAGCGCCGTGGTACAGCTCGGTTCTGAGCTTGACATCGCCAGGATTCACGTCAAAGAAAACCGGCAGGATCATCGCTTTGCAATCCACCATGATTGCAAGCTCGCGAAGACACCACGCACTGGACGCGTAGTTTCTAGAGAAGATGGGTATACAGATTAAAGAGCTCTTGATCGCACGCTCCAGTTCGCCTACGATTGCTTCACCGTTTCTGATCTCTTCGTCGTCTCTGAAAACACGAATCCCAGCTATGTCCATGAAGTGATATAGACAATCAGCAAAAGTCTGGCGGGTGTCAGGTCCtctaaaattcaagaacacCTCGAATTCAGCCCCCAGCGGCTTCTTGACATCACCTTTGTCGGTCATCCACATCGTTGTTCTATTCGATGAGTTCCTCCTCTCCATCCACAGGAGCTAAGTATACTGGTCGATGAGGAAAGAGATAAGAATCTAGAGGATCTATGGACGAGCCGGAGAGTCGTTGCAAGTCTCCTTTGCGTTATTGAGATATACCAACCACCAGTCTACAAGAGGCCCTTGCGAACCCCTTACAGCCGTCGAAGAATCGAAATTTCTTCTCGTATGTAATAAATGAAATCGTGGAAAATGAGCCGGTGGCCTACGTGAACGAGAGTCGTTGCAAGTCCCCTTCGTGGCGCTATTGACACACACGGACCACCAGCCTACCATCGTAGAATTGAAGGCATGATTCCACTAAGGACTGATGCgcgtatttattttttcaaataaaacataaagaaaGCATTTCATTCATGTATTACATATAGGTTAGATTTCACATAAAAACTTgagggaaaaatattaaatgctTTTCTTTCAATATATAAATTTTCCACGACAAAATTTTCTCGCAGTGATTCTTGCCGGCAATTCAATTAAGCCCTGATCAAGAAATCTATAATTTGTTTTAGGTTTATCATTGGATGAACTGCACTGTTGATTCTTCATAAAGATACAAAGGGTAAGCTacataacacacacacacacacacacacacacacacacacacacacacacacacacacacatatatatatatatatatatatatatacatatgttgATTTCGAGAGGCCGATTGGGGCGTGGACATAAAGGTCTTTACGACACAATCAGATGTTCTTTTAAGGAGAATGTTTCCACGATAGTCTGACaatattgtcggttatttctagcCACAGATCCATAcaccatcaccgcatgttttgcaaaaaacactcattaattgaaacatcGTGGAGTCGAAATAATGACGATGACCGTCGGGCTGTCGGGCTAACGGCTTCCTTCTTTTAATGGTTTCAGAACTTGCGAGATTATAAGGCTTTCCTATTACAACAGGTTGTTCAAAGGATCTCCTATTCAAATGTTCAATATAAAGTATCTCAAATTAATGGATCTCTTAAGATATCTATGGACTCTATTGTTCTTAGGGTTTTGACATGTGCATCTTTACGGGGCCTGGGGAACTAATAGGCACGACGACAGTCAAATTCTCATCGGTACGCATCAAGGGAAGAACtcaatttaattgaaataatgaGCTGCCTAATGTTGGGAATCTCCAATTATAGCCCTTCCAGGATTTAAAATATATCTCTTCTCGGACACAAGAAGTTCCAAAACTTGTTTACGGTGCTCATTTTAGAGCCAAAAAACTTTTTCacattacttaagtgccaactttttgaaaaacgattatttaaatgccaacttCGATTTGCTTAACTAGAAATCCTACGTGGTCTTTTGTTCATTAATATTTAGAACCAACGTGGTTCGCCGGAGAACCagattagcaataaaaaaaaatctaatactCTACGAAAAtgtattaattaataaaaaaaatataaatttaataagattaaaaattaaaatattgaaaataagctaaaa
This genomic interval from Rhodamnia argentea isolate NSW1041297 chromosome 4, ASM2092103v1, whole genome shotgun sequence contains the following:
- the LOC115736150 gene encoding disease resistance protein RUN1-like; this encodes MERRNSSNRTTMWMTDKGDVKKPLGAEFEVFLNFRGPDTRQTFADCLYHFMDIAGIRVFRDDEEIRNGEAIVGELERAIKSSLICIPIFSRNYASSAWCLRELAIMVDCKAMILPVFFDVNPGDVKLRTELYHGALQKHEEKFGSDTVQRWKEALGKVARMKGWNIKDRGYHGELIRQIVAEVLNKLNNRDKNLPNHLVGIQDCVEEVMRLLDEGSPDVHYLVIHGMGGIGKTTLAKVVFNHIYCRFDGCSFLSDVREASKGGKVVQLQKQLLSEILNSKSVEISDSDAGINQIKRRFRYKKVLIVLDDLDEWDQLSKLAEKRDWFGQGSRIIITTRNTNFLPIEEENRENGVQTCFEEFKIYGMRELSHRHALRLFSSHAFRMDSPPHDYYHTSRDIIRKTGGLPLAVEVIGSSLCGKSISLWKATLKKLNLIPNQDVHHKLKISFEMLGDAQKEIFLDVACYFIGKEKIHPHYMWKAMDFYPKVEIYVLSRMSLIKVNGDRLLMHDLLRDLGREIVRQENKVLEKRSRLWSPKDALDVLQNRKGTENITALKLIGLPKEHDFTSEEFSWLPNLRLLELEGGNLIGDFKNLLSSLKWLSWCRCPLYLQAVNLRLQNLVVLKLSNSEIPENWNGWGPCLESHDLKTIHLMRCHLSTAPDFSTCLNLRILVFAEHCPESPQIGSSIGKLEHLKRLEIIAGGVHPSNLSGCPSFDLRVMPSEICCLKHLSSLKLEGQRIRELHPSIGDIVGLTCLSLVDCYRLRKLPDSIGKLTSLLVLNLFNTRIRNLPDSVGDLKRLEKLYMGCTRIRELPRSIGELESLLDLDLQFSAIIALPASIGYLKRLKRLNMACSKMRELPNSIGDLKRLKEMNLAYTHIRELPSSIGGLESLLYLCLYCTKITDLPASIGYLRRLKNLTTYGSKLRRLPKAICTLENLQRLTYHDRSNVDITWPPLLRDLDIFCDDPRSLPRLPLGLRSLELNGVKSPMELPLLPELRYLPELTLSRWGLREMEFKQLENLHRLEVSHCKSLVRLSGLSSLGKLKNLRITSCSQLIEIRNLEEMESLEELSIAMCSSIERLPDLSKLHKLRSLHVNDCNSLQGLPDLPNFLEELSIENWSSIGRLPDLSMLYKLRILNLLHCESLQRLPDIPNSCDLYVHACPKLGESREDFGFCCHCANSNPRLSLRRRRMIRWHLLVLMMDPLQTTTEKLREASPFTVRSVSYHSSDFLCWTLVPSLRY